Proteins from one Amycolatopsis benzoatilytica AK 16/65 genomic window:
- a CDS encoding rhodanese-like domain-containing protein, with amino-acid sequence MVSPAELPTAEVRDLPADVALLDVREHDEWAAGHAPAAVHIPLGELPARVNELAGFPENDPVYVICRSGGRSARAAMWLNASGWDAVNVAGGMGAWASEGRHMVSENGTDPEVL; translated from the coding sequence GTGGTGAGCCCTGCTGAACTGCCGACCGCCGAAGTCCGCGACCTTCCCGCGGACGTCGCTTTGCTCGACGTCCGCGAACACGACGAGTGGGCCGCCGGCCACGCTCCCGCCGCGGTGCACATCCCGCTCGGCGAACTGCCCGCGCGCGTCAACGAACTCGCCGGGTTCCCCGAAAACGACCCGGTCTACGTCATCTGCCGCTCCGGCGGCCGCTCGGCGCGCGCCGCGATGTGGCTGAACGCCAGCGGCTGGGATGCCGTCAACGTGGCGGGCGGCATGGGCGCGTGGGCAAGCGAAGGCCGCCACATGGTGAGCGAAAACGGCACGGACCCCGAGGTTCTCTGA
- a CDS encoding DUF4328 domain-containing protein, protein MRWVASPPPSAARRHRAAPAEPYSGPPSYPVPPRWGFPDLTWRRPTAVPGTASSVVRPIDRIPVLARSLWTILWTFVVLAVAAAGAESWRYALLVESRDSALNSRVVEFSDAFVMLAGLLTTIFSLLPAGLSMWWLLVARQAAAGEAGEAPPRPTWQVLVGLLVPLANLPMALSVVGELEHAVLRRPRDERPKPSRLVLGWWGAWLANWVLVVVTIIWRIRPGVQAMADSVVLVALTDLAAAALAILTALVIRRFSRLLTPIAPEGLRDFRVLKIEGAPAPELRTARPVGAAR, encoded by the coding sequence CTGCGCTGGGTCGCTTCGCCGCCGCCGAGCGCCGCACGTCGGCATCGCGCGGCCCCGGCTGAGCCCTACTCCGGCCCGCCGTCCTACCCGGTCCCGCCGCGCTGGGGGTTCCCGGACCTCACCTGGCGTCGTCCGACGGCCGTGCCCGGCACCGCGTCCAGCGTCGTCCGGCCGATCGACCGCATCCCCGTCCTGGCGCGCAGCCTCTGGACGATCCTCTGGACGTTCGTCGTCCTCGCCGTGGCCGCCGCCGGAGCGGAGAGCTGGCGATACGCGCTGCTCGTCGAAAGCCGCGACTCGGCCCTGAACAGCCGGGTCGTCGAGTTCTCCGACGCGTTCGTCATGCTCGCCGGGCTGCTGACCACGATCTTTTCGCTGCTTCCGGCTGGACTGTCGATGTGGTGGCTGCTGGTCGCCCGCCAAGCCGCGGCCGGCGAAGCTGGCGAGGCGCCGCCGCGGCCGACCTGGCAGGTGCTCGTCGGTCTGCTGGTGCCGTTGGCGAACCTGCCGATGGCGTTGTCCGTGGTCGGCGAACTGGAGCACGCGGTACTGCGTCGTCCCCGCGACGAGCGCCCGAAGCCCTCGCGGCTCGTGCTCGGCTGGTGGGGCGCCTGGCTGGCGAACTGGGTCCTGGTCGTTGTGACGATCATCTGGCGGATCCGGCCGGGCGTGCAGGCGATGGCCGACAGCGTGGTGCTCGTCGCGCTCACCGACCTGGCGGCGGCGGCGCTCGCGATCCTCACCGCACTGGTCATCCGGCGTTTCTCGCGTCTGCTGACGCCGATCGCGCCGGAAGGGTTGCGCGACTTCCGGGTGCTGAAGATCGAAGGCGCGCCGGCACCGGAACTGCGTACTGCTCGTCCGGTCGGGGCGGCCCGCTGA
- a CDS encoding DUF952 domain-containing protein has protein sequence MILHICTRDEWSAASEAGQYRAASLDDVGFIHCSDPGTVALPANALYRGRTDLLLLEIDPLLVEAPVRWEDGVPPDPGGIRFPHVYGTIPRNAVVAVHDFPAGPDGTLALPESLSVR, from the coding sequence GTGATCCTCCACATCTGCACCCGCGACGAGTGGTCCGCGGCGTCCGAGGCCGGCCAGTACCGGGCGGCGTCGCTCGACGACGTCGGGTTCATTCACTGTTCCGATCCGGGCACCGTCGCGCTGCCGGCCAACGCGCTGTATCGCGGCCGCACCGACCTGTTGCTGCTCGAGATCGACCCGTTGCTCGTCGAGGCGCCGGTACGCTGGGAGGACGGGGTGCCGCCAGACCCGGGCGGGATCCGGTTTCCGCACGTTTACGGCACGATCCCGCGAAACGCGGTGGTCGCGGTCCACGATTTCCCCGCTGGCCCGGACGGCACGCTGGCGCTGCCCGAGTCGCTTTCGGTGCGCTGA
- a CDS encoding ferritin — protein sequence MAATKKEPRSKFYELLQAQIHNEFNAAQQYIALAVWFDNEDLPQLAKHFYRQSVEERNHAMALVQYMLDRDHHVEIPGTGEVRNEFSAPIELIELALAQEKEVAADISALAKAARAEDDYISEQFTQWFLKEQVEEISQMSTLLTVAQRAGENVYEIEKFLHREAVGDSGADSGMPPVAGGAL from the coding sequence ATGGCCGCTACGAAGAAAGAACCACGCTCCAAGTTCTACGAACTGCTGCAGGCGCAGATCCACAACGAGTTCAACGCCGCTCAGCAGTACATCGCGTTGGCGGTCTGGTTCGACAACGAGGACCTGCCGCAGCTGGCGAAGCACTTCTACCGGCAGTCGGTCGAGGAACGCAATCACGCGATGGCGCTCGTGCAGTACATGCTCGATCGCGACCACCACGTCGAGATCCCCGGCACCGGCGAGGTGCGCAACGAGTTCTCCGCGCCGATCGAGCTGATCGAGCTCGCGCTGGCGCAGGAGAAGGAGGTCGCCGCCGACATCTCCGCGCTGGCCAAGGCCGCGCGCGCCGAGGACGACTACATCAGCGAGCAGTTCACCCAGTGGTTCCTCAAGGAACAGGTGGAGGAGATCTCGCAGATGTCCACGCTGCTCACCGTCGCCCAGCGGGCCGGCGAGAACGTGTACGAAATCGAGAAGTTCCTGCACCGCGAAGCTGTCGGCGACAGCGGTGCGGACTCCGGCATGCCCCCGGTCGCGGGCGGCGCGCTGTAA
- a CDS encoding cytochrome P450, whose product MFDPQDPAFLSDPYPAFAALRAEGEVHQHDGLGIAIAVSHAASAAVLRNRALGRIWTDAQPLERFASFNLLHRNSLLENEPPAHSRLRRVIAGEFGRGHVQRLRPMVAGLAESMVDALAAKIDADGSADLLEHLAQPLPVAVIAELLGVPAADGPQLVTWSNAIVKMYEFGLSEDGRDAAEQAAADFVAYLREVVDEAPSGIVRDLIASELTADEVVATAVLLLMAGHEATVNVIGNGVTALLTHHDQWERLKSEPELLDSAVEELIRFDSPLQLFERTATEDVEIAGFPVPKGSKIGALLGAAARDPKVFDSPDRLDIGRSPNAHLGFGMGIHYCVGAPLARVEIAAALTALTKRLPGLRLAAEPERRPEFVIRGLRALPVTV is encoded by the coding sequence GTGTTCGACCCTCAGGATCCTGCTTTCCTCTCCGACCCGTATCCCGCCTTCGCCGCTCTGCGCGCCGAAGGCGAGGTGCACCAGCACGACGGTTTGGGCATCGCCATCGCCGTCTCGCACGCCGCATCGGCCGCCGTGCTGCGCAACCGGGCGTTGGGCCGGATCTGGACCGACGCCCAGCCGCTGGAGCGGTTCGCGTCGTTCAACCTGCTGCATCGCAACTCGCTGCTGGAGAACGAACCGCCCGCGCACTCGCGCCTTCGCCGGGTCATCGCCGGCGAATTCGGCCGCGGTCATGTGCAGCGGCTGCGTCCGATGGTCGCCGGACTCGCGGAGTCCATGGTGGACGCGCTGGCCGCCAAGATCGACGCGGACGGCAGCGCTGACCTGCTGGAACACTTGGCCCAGCCACTGCCGGTGGCCGTGATCGCGGAGCTGCTCGGCGTCCCGGCCGCGGACGGACCGCAACTGGTGACGTGGAGCAACGCGATCGTCAAGATGTACGAGTTCGGCCTCTCCGAGGACGGCCGGGACGCCGCCGAGCAGGCAGCCGCGGATTTCGTGGCCTACCTGCGGGAGGTGGTGGACGAAGCGCCGAGCGGCATCGTCCGGGACCTGATCGCGAGCGAACTGACGGCGGACGAGGTAGTCGCGACCGCGGTGCTGCTGCTGATGGCGGGCCACGAGGCGACCGTGAACGTGATCGGCAACGGGGTGACGGCCCTGCTGACCCACCACGACCAGTGGGAACGCCTGAAGTCCGAGCCGGAGTTGCTGGACTCCGCGGTAGAAGAACTGATCCGCTTCGACTCGCCGCTGCAGCTGTTCGAGCGAACGGCGACCGAAGACGTGGAGATCGCGGGCTTTCCGGTGCCGAAGGGCTCGAAGATCGGGGCGTTGCTCGGCGCGGCCGCGCGCGACCCGAAGGTCTTCGACTCGCCGGACAGGCTCGACATCGGTCGATCGCCGAACGCACACCTCGGGTTCGGGATGGGGATCCACTACTGCGTCGGAGCTCCGCTGGCGAGAGTGGAGATCGCGGCCGCGTTGACGGCGTTGACGAAGCGGCTGCCCGGCCTTCGGCTGGCGGCGGAGCCGGAACGGAGGCCGGAGTTCGTCATCCGGGGACTCCGGGCGCTGCCGGTGACTGTTTGA
- a CDS encoding cation acetate symporter, producing MQLTPWTLTSLVLVAFATFYLGFRSSHGATSTHDFLVARRTVRSSRNAAAISGEYLSAASFLGVAGIVLKEGADATWYPIGFTAGYLALMLFVAAPLRRSGAYTLPDFVEMRLGSLGLRRFATAGAVFIGILYMVPQLQGAGLTIAQIIPVPAWVGALVVIVLVTANVTLGGMRAITVVQAFQYWLKLFAIAVPTFVLCMVFFSGGGPGGVRALGAPAPPVFPKTTTVTVETDVTLKVTTETFFYAHGHIDNGPAGGLARWSPLVPHKVSAGTTLEFEAGTPVPVVSDAPAANDAWLHPASNNISDLLQTYSLIFALFLGTMGLPHVLVRFYTNPDGKAARRTTVHVLLLLGLFYLFPTMLGALSRMYVPQLLVTGNTDAAVLLLPTAILPGWAGQLLAAVTAAGAFAAFLSSSSGLLSSVAGVVSTDLLPGRVKDYRIATLLVAVFPMALTLILRTEDISLSIGMTFALAASTFSPLLLLGIWWRKLSWPGALAGMVVGGGTVLGALAYNIVCGYTGDPMPWYTVQPALISVPAAFLMTYVVSRLTRSGRPELVNDIMLRLHAPDPLGLMRDRAVARFGQAEDKARAARGRHRRA from the coding sequence GTGCAGCTGACCCCGTGGACGTTGACCAGCCTCGTGCTGGTCGCCTTCGCGACGTTCTACCTCGGCTTCCGCTCGTCGCACGGGGCGACCAGCACGCACGACTTCCTCGTCGCCCGCCGCACTGTCCGCTCCAGCCGCAACGCGGCGGCGATTTCCGGCGAGTACCTGTCGGCGGCGTCGTTCCTCGGCGTCGCGGGCATCGTGCTCAAGGAGGGTGCCGACGCCACCTGGTACCCGATCGGCTTCACCGCCGGCTATCTCGCGTTGATGCTCTTCGTCGCCGCGCCGCTGCGCCGGTCCGGCGCGTACACGCTGCCGGACTTCGTGGAGATGCGGCTCGGCTCGCTCGGCCTGCGCCGGTTCGCGACCGCGGGCGCGGTGTTCATCGGGATCCTCTACATGGTCCCGCAGCTGCAGGGCGCCGGTCTGACGATCGCACAGATCATCCCGGTGCCGGCGTGGGTCGGCGCGCTCGTCGTCATCGTCCTGGTGACCGCCAACGTGACGCTCGGCGGAATGCGCGCGATCACCGTGGTGCAGGCATTCCAGTACTGGCTCAAGCTGTTCGCGATCGCGGTGCCGACGTTCGTGCTGTGCATGGTTTTCTTCTCCGGCGGCGGCCCGGGCGGCGTGCGTGCGCTCGGTGCGCCCGCGCCGCCGGTGTTCCCGAAGACGACCACGGTGACGGTGGAAACCGACGTGACCCTGAAGGTCACCACCGAGACGTTCTTCTACGCGCACGGTCACATCGACAACGGTCCGGCGGGCGGCCTGGCGCGCTGGTCGCCGCTCGTGCCGCACAAGGTGTCCGCGGGGACCACGCTCGAATTCGAGGCGGGCACGCCGGTGCCGGTGGTGAGCGACGCGCCCGCGGCGAATGATGCCTGGCTGCACCCGGCGTCGAACAACATCAGCGACCTGCTGCAGACGTACTCGCTGATTTTCGCGCTTTTCCTCGGCACCATGGGCCTGCCGCACGTGCTGGTCCGCTTCTACACCAACCCCGACGGCAAGGCCGCGCGCCGCACCACCGTGCATGTGCTGCTGCTGCTTGGACTGTTCTACCTGTTCCCGACGATGCTCGGCGCACTGTCGCGGATGTACGTCCCGCAGCTGCTGGTCACCGGCAACACCGACGCGGCGGTTCTGCTGCTGCCGACCGCGATCTTGCCCGGCTGGGCAGGCCAGCTGCTCGCCGCGGTGACGGCGGCGGGCGCGTTCGCCGCGTTCCTGTCCAGCTCGTCCGGCCTGCTTTCCAGCGTGGCCGGCGTGGTGTCGACGGACCTGCTGCCCGGCCGGGTCAAGGACTACCGGATCGCGACGCTGCTGGTCGCGGTGTTCCCGATGGCGCTGACGCTGATCCTGCGCACCGAGGACATCTCGCTGTCGATCGGGATGACGTTCGCGCTGGCCGCGTCGACGTTCAGCCCGCTGCTGCTGCTCGGCATCTGGTGGCGCAAGCTCAGCTGGCCGGGCGCGCTGGCCGGAATGGTCGTCGGCGGCGGGACGGTGCTCGGCGCGCTGGCCTACAACATCGTCTGCGGGTACACCGGCGACCCGATGCCCTGGTACACCGTGCAGCCCGCGCTGATCTCGGTCCCGGCGGCGTTCCTGATGACCTACGTGGTCAGCCGGCTGACCCGGTCCGGCCGCCCCGAACTGGTGAACGACATCATGCTGCGGCTGCACGCGCCGGACCCGCTCGGGCTGATGCGCGACCGCGCCGTCGCCCGGTTCGGCCAGGCCGAGGACAAGGCGCGCGCGGCCCGGGGACGCCACCGCAGGGCGTAG
- a CDS encoding SigE family RNA polymerase sigma factor: MTAAAPLIAESDPAWTGRRVAAVADFGDFVQEALPGLLRYGHVLTGNPHDAADLVQTVLEKMGARWSYVQQKTGDPLAYVRRSMANAHVSRWRRTRRENLVADLPDTSPCAPQDPFEHEPLWRALRDLPPRQRTVMVLRYYEGLSEVEIAEALGISQGTVKSQASKAIASLRTKLRQAEGGEG, from the coding sequence GTGACGGCTGCCGCGCCCCTGATCGCGGAAAGCGATCCGGCCTGGACCGGCCGCCGGGTGGCTGCCGTCGCCGATTTCGGGGACTTCGTCCAGGAGGCACTGCCCGGACTGCTGCGCTACGGGCATGTGCTCACCGGGAATCCGCACGACGCCGCGGACCTCGTCCAGACCGTGCTCGAGAAGATGGGCGCCCGCTGGTCCTACGTGCAGCAGAAGACTGGCGACCCGCTCGCGTACGTGCGCCGTTCGATGGCGAACGCGCATGTCAGCCGATGGCGGCGGACCCGGCGGGAGAACCTCGTCGCGGACCTGCCGGACACCAGTCCGTGCGCGCCGCAGGATCCCTTCGAGCACGAGCCGTTGTGGCGGGCGCTGCGGGACCTCCCGCCGCGGCAGCGCACGGTGATGGTGCTGCGGTACTACGAAGGACTGTCCGAAGTGGAGATAGCCGAAGCGCTGGGCATCAGCCAGGGGACAGTGAAGAGCCAGGCGAGCAAGGCGATCGCGTCCTTGCGGACGAAACTGCGGCAGGCGGAAGGAGGCGAGGGATGA
- a CDS encoding TetR/AcrR family transcriptional regulator — translation MSLREQKKLETRQAISSVATRLFMRRGFDQVTIAEVAEAARVAKMTVTNHFSRKEDLVFDIRTEFADWPANLVRAQPETPALVAVRDGFFAELDEKSALLGFADLSFVHMVRQSERLSSALMDMHTERENQLCAALYDRHPHQDMLVRASAAHLTSVLRLLLDDVWHLTGKDVGLTELMKRVRESARVAFSQLEPALGDL, via the coding sequence GTGAGCCTCAGAGAACAGAAGAAGCTGGAGACCCGGCAGGCGATCTCCTCGGTGGCGACCAGGCTGTTCATGCGGCGCGGGTTCGACCAGGTGACGATCGCCGAGGTCGCGGAGGCGGCGCGGGTCGCCAAGATGACCGTGACTAACCACTTCAGCCGGAAGGAAGACCTGGTCTTCGACATCCGGACGGAGTTCGCGGACTGGCCGGCGAACCTCGTCCGCGCTCAGCCCGAAACGCCCGCGCTCGTCGCCGTGCGGGACGGATTCTTCGCCGAACTGGACGAGAAGAGTGCACTGCTCGGGTTCGCGGACCTCTCGTTCGTGCACATGGTGCGCCAGAGCGAGCGGCTCTCGTCCGCGCTCATGGACATGCACACCGAGCGGGAGAACCAGCTCTGCGCCGCGCTGTATGACCGGCATCCCCACCAGGACATGCTGGTCCGCGCCTCGGCGGCGCATCTCACGTCGGTGCTGCGGCTGTTGCTGGACGACGTGTGGCACCTGACCGGCAAGGACGTCGGGCTGACGGAGCTGATGAAACGGGTCCGGGAATCGGCGCGGGTCGCGTTCAGTCAGCTGGAACCGGCGCTCGGGGATCTTTGA
- a CDS encoding arginine deiminase translates to MDSEVGPLRAVLLHRPGNELKRLTPRNNDQLLFDSIPWVDRAQEEHDAFAEVLRGRGVEVLLLADVLRTALEDQRAHAAGVHAAVDNRRLGNDLADSLRSHLTSVDAAELAEVLMAGMTFEELPSAEGVSLVRMMHGPHDFAVDPLPNLLFTRDSSVWIGDRVAISSLTMPARRRETALLDLIYAYHPRFRHAARAYGAHSAPIEGGDVMLLAPGVVAIGVGERTTPAGAESLARSVFADGLAHTVVAVPIEQSRATMHLDTVCTMVDVDAVVMYPLARHSLTAFTLKPTGDGGVKVAGPAPFLEAAAEAMEIDRLRVIDTGLDPVTAEREQWDDGNNTLALAPGVVVGYERNVETNERLAAAGIEVLAIAGSELGSGRGGPRCMSCPVRRDPR, encoded by the coding sequence GTGGACAGCGAAGTCGGGCCTCTTCGGGCAGTTCTGCTGCACCGGCCGGGAAACGAGCTCAAAAGGCTCACTCCCCGCAACAACGACCAACTCCTCTTCGACTCGATCCCGTGGGTGGACCGGGCCCAGGAGGAGCACGACGCGTTCGCCGAAGTCCTGCGCGGACGCGGGGTCGAGGTGCTGCTGCTGGCCGACGTTCTCCGCACCGCATTGGAAGACCAGCGCGCGCACGCGGCCGGCGTCCACGCGGCGGTGGACAACCGCCGGCTCGGGAACGATCTCGCCGATTCGCTGCGGTCGCACCTGACGAGCGTCGACGCCGCTGAGCTCGCCGAAGTCCTGATGGCCGGCATGACGTTCGAAGAACTGCCGTCCGCCGAAGGCGTCTCGCTGGTGCGGATGATGCACGGCCCGCACGATTTCGCCGTGGACCCGTTGCCCAATCTGCTGTTCACCCGCGATTCGTCGGTGTGGATCGGCGACCGGGTCGCCATCTCGTCGTTGACCATGCCCGCGCGCCGGCGGGAAACCGCGCTGCTGGATCTGATTTACGCCTACCACCCTCGGTTCCGGCACGCCGCCCGCGCGTACGGCGCGCACTCCGCGCCGATCGAAGGCGGCGACGTGATGCTGCTGGCCCCCGGCGTGGTCGCGATCGGCGTCGGCGAACGCACCACCCCGGCGGGCGCGGAATCGCTGGCCCGCTCGGTATTCGCCGACGGACTCGCGCATACCGTCGTCGCGGTGCCGATCGAACAATCGCGCGCGACGATGCATCTCGACACGGTATGCACGATGGTCGATGTCGATGCGGTCGTGATGTATCCGCTCGCGCGCCATTCGCTGACCGCGTTCACGCTCAAACCGACCGGCGACGGAGGCGTGAAAGTGGCCGGTCCGGCGCCATTTCTCGAAGCGGCCGCGGAAGCGATGGAGATCGACCGGCTGCGCGTGATCGACACCGGCCTCGACCCGGTGACCGCGGAGCGCGAGCAGTGGGACGACGGCAACAACACGCTGGCCTTGGCCCCGGGCGTGGTCGTGGGGTACGAGCGGAACGTGGAGACCAACGAACGGCTCGCCGCCGCGGGAATCGAGGTGCTGGCGATCGCCGGCTCCGAACTGGGCTCCGGCCGCGGCGGCCCGCGCTGCATGTCCTGCCCGGTGCGCCGAGATCCGCGATGA
- a CDS encoding DUF5926 family protein, protein MGKGARKKGPTPDRKPKVRDVFVGQPFEGLAAEPELIALREFVPSATAKLTLAEGGDVTLGTVLPMAAAAFVRSDGQRFLGLQVQTRSSDISRDLGRSLRWLLDAEPGDVLSVPDTASPTDPDEHNRLQDLLVPSAELEVELHTDFAWWLPEDADATGDVAVSLERANAAIMPTERLGTGAYWVLAGEKAHLRWVRPEPENLLLQALARLSAAGTLSLGEGTRYAGSFRAHGLLVPVWDLDPEAHAREWAEPKDQLGARLDESLKSLDAEPLNAAERRARDGLIGRQLTIR, encoded by the coding sequence GTGGGTAAGGGCGCGCGTAAGAAGGGTCCCACGCCGGACCGCAAGCCGAAGGTGCGCGACGTCTTCGTCGGCCAGCCGTTCGAGGGCCTGGCCGCCGAGCCGGAGCTGATCGCGTTGCGCGAGTTCGTCCCGTCTGCCACCGCGAAGCTCACGCTCGCCGAGGGCGGCGACGTCACGCTCGGCACCGTGCTGCCGATGGCGGCCGCCGCGTTCGTCCGGTCGGACGGGCAGCGGTTCCTCGGTCTGCAGGTTCAGACGCGTTCGTCGGACATCAGCCGCGACCTCGGCCGTTCGCTGCGCTGGCTGCTCGACGCCGAACCCGGCGACGTCCTCTCCGTGCCGGACACCGCGTCCCCGACCGACCCCGACGAGCACAACCGGCTCCAGGACCTGCTCGTGCCGAGCGCGGAACTGGAAGTCGAGTTGCACACCGACTTCGCCTGGTGGCTGCCCGAGGACGCGGACGCGACCGGTGACGTCGCGGTGTCCTTGGAGCGCGCGAACGCGGCTATCATGCCGACCGAACGGCTCGGGACTGGTGCCTACTGGGTGCTCGCGGGCGAGAAGGCGCACCTGCGCTGGGTTCGGCCGGAACCGGAGAACCTGCTGCTGCAAGCGCTTGCGCGGCTGTCCGCGGCGGGCACGCTCAGCCTCGGCGAGGGGACTCGCTACGCCGGGTCCTTCCGGGCGCACGGCCTGCTGGTCCCGGTCTGGGACCTCGACCCCGAGGCGCATGCCCGCGAGTGGGCCGAGCCCAAGGATCAGCTCGGCGCCCGGCTGGACGAGTCGCTCAAGTCGCTCGACGCCGAACCGCTGAACGCCGCCGAGCGGCGCGCCCGCGACGGTCTGATCGGGCGGCAGCTCACCATTCGCTGA
- a CDS encoding dihydrofolate reductase family protein, with the protein MRSINVTLSITLDGVVQGLGRRDEDTRDGFDLGGWGNGYSDDVMAREMAKGMSRPGDMLFGRRTWQDFSAAWSGRTDGNPFTAHMNPAKKYVVSRTLADADGWQNSVLLRGSAAETVAELKASPGNDLSVIGSVSLVRSLHAAGLLDRLTLLIHPLTLGRGARLFQGPAPLTKFSLAGSVATTKGVLIAHYERR; encoded by the coding sequence ATGCGTTCGATCAATGTCACCCTCAGCATCACCCTGGACGGTGTAGTGCAGGGTCTCGGCCGCCGCGACGAGGACACTCGCGACGGGTTCGACTTGGGCGGCTGGGGCAACGGCTACTCCGACGACGTCATGGCGCGGGAAATGGCGAAAGGAATGAGCCGTCCCGGGGACATGCTGTTCGGCCGGCGCACCTGGCAGGACTTCAGCGCCGCGTGGTCTGGCCGGACGGACGGGAATCCGTTCACCGCGCACATGAATCCGGCCAAGAAGTACGTCGTCTCCAGAACGCTGGCGGACGCGGACGGCTGGCAGAACTCGGTGCTGCTGCGCGGGTCCGCGGCGGAAACGGTGGCGGAGCTGAAAGCCTCGCCAGGCAACGATCTTTCCGTTATCGGAAGCGTTTCGCTGGTGCGTTCGCTGCACGCGGCCGGCCTGCTCGACCGGCTCACGCTGCTGATCCACCCGCTCACGCTCGGCCGGGGTGCCCGGCTTTTCCAGGGCCCGGCTCCGCTGACCAAGTTTTCGCTCGCCGGAAGCGTCGCGACCACGAAGGGCGTGCTGATCGCGCACTACGAACGGCGATGA
- a CDS encoding CPBP family intramembrane glutamic endopeptidase, which produces MRSTASSWLRPALPASPAEITDPAERRAVKIELWLVFGITLGLSGVRSLLSLVDSLLRPIPLAQQQAQLNVPQAAASFLDLLKQVLSAGQLVAWGGLGLYLLWRAGVKFRDIGLTRRVKSDALRTLGLAALIGIPGLALYFLSYHLGFSLAVQPSTLGDTWWRPIALTLSAFGNAFAEEVLVIGYLLTRLRQLGVRENASLFGAAVLRGSYHLYQGFGGFVGNLVMGLVFGRFWQRTNRLWPLIAAHTLFDVVSFVGYSLLKGRLSWLP; this is translated from the coding sequence ATGCGCAGCACCGCCAGCTCTTGGCTCCGCCCGGCCCTCCCGGCCTCGCCCGCCGAGATCACCGACCCCGCCGAACGCCGCGCGGTCAAGATCGAGCTCTGGCTGGTCTTCGGCATCACCCTCGGCCTGTCCGGCGTCCGCAGCCTGCTGTCCCTTGTGGACTCCCTGCTGCGGCCGATCCCGTTGGCGCAGCAGCAGGCCCAGCTCAACGTCCCGCAGGCCGCGGCAAGCTTCCTGGATCTGCTCAAGCAGGTACTCAGCGCGGGCCAGCTGGTCGCCTGGGGCGGACTGGGCCTCTACCTGCTGTGGCGTGCCGGGGTGAAATTCCGCGACATCGGCCTGACCCGCCGCGTCAAGAGCGACGCGCTGCGCACGCTCGGGCTGGCCGCCCTGATCGGCATCCCCGGTCTCGCCCTGTACTTCCTCTCCTACCACCTCGGCTTCAGCCTGGCCGTCCAACCGTCCACTTTGGGCGATACGTGGTGGCGGCCGATCGCGCTCACGCTTTCCGCGTTCGGCAACGCTTTCGCCGAAGAAGTGCTCGTGATCGGCTATCTGCTCACCCGGCTGCGGCAACTGGGCGTGCGCGAGAACGCGTCGCTCTTCGGCGCGGCGGTGCTGCGCGGTTCCTACCACCTCTACCAGGGGTTCGGCGGCTTCGTCGGAAACCTCGTCATGGGCCTGGTGTTCGGCCGGTTCTGGCAGCGGACCAACCGGCTGTGGCCGCTCATCGCCGCGCACACTTTGTTCGATGTGGTGTCCTTCGTCGGCTATTCGTTGCTGAAAGGACGGCTTTCCTGGCTCCCGTGA
- the mca gene encoding mycothiol conjugate amidase Mca, giving the protein MTLRLLAVHAHPDDESSKGAATLARYAAEGVDVLVATCTGGERGEVLNPSVDREEVRRELPAIRRREMAAAARILGVRQTFLGHVDSGLEQPSPDGSFARLPLPEAVEPLVRLMREFRPQVVVTYDETGGYPHPDHLRTHEVATAAFDAVDDGTPRKLYYLATLSRSWFEAIHNATLAAGEESMMGPVLAELPPSDVLSVSARIRCEEYFEVRDAALRAHATQMDPGHPFFAHSREIERRAWPWEDYHLARVSGSVAVAAEMEEDLFAGLR; this is encoded by the coding sequence ATGACGCTGCGACTTTTGGCCGTGCACGCCCACCCCGACGATGAGTCGAGCAAAGGCGCCGCGACCCTCGCGCGCTACGCGGCCGAAGGGGTAGACGTCCTGGTGGCCACCTGCACCGGCGGCGAACGCGGCGAGGTGCTCAACCCGAGTGTGGACCGCGAAGAAGTCCGCCGGGAGCTGCCCGCCATCCGTCGTCGCGAAATGGCGGCCGCGGCAAGGATTCTGGGCGTCCGGCAGACGTTTCTGGGACATGTCGACTCCGGTCTGGAACAGCCTTCCCCGGACGGGAGTTTCGCGCGGCTCCCGTTGCCGGAAGCAGTGGAGCCCCTGGTGCGATTGATGCGGGAGTTCCGTCCACAGGTCGTGGTGACCTATGACGAGACCGGAGGTTATCCACATCCCGACCACCTCCGTACCCATGAAGTCGCGACTGCCGCGTTCGACGCGGTCGACGACGGGACGCCGCGGAAGCTCTACTACCTGGCGACGTTGAGCCGGTCGTGGTTCGAAGCCATCCACAACGCGACCCTGGCGGCTGGAGAGGAGTCGATGATGGGTCCGGTGCTGGCGGAGTTGCCGCCGAGCGACGTGCTGAGCGTTTCCGCGCGGATTCGATGCGAGGAGTACTTCGAGGTGCGGGACGCGGCGTTGCGGGCGCATGCCACGCAGATGGATCCGGGGCACCCGTTTTTCGCGCATTCCCGGGAGATCGAGCGGAGGGCTTGGCCTTGGGAGGACTACCACCTGGCCCGGGTGAGCGGTTCGGTCGCGGTGGCGGCGGAGATGGAGGAGGACTTGTTCGCGGGGTTGCGGTGA